A region of the Ranitomeya variabilis isolate aRanVar5 chromosome 5, aRanVar5.hap1, whole genome shotgun sequence genome:
gatccgtcatgttacacagctcctcaatatgtctcatcttcctggacagctcgtccttctttatttccagcttCTGGATCAGAGCAGACAGTGACAGTGACTCTTCCTTCTCCTGCCTGGAGATGTCactcaggaccttcttctccaggtcgtccacccgtctcctgatgtctgtacacagggcagTGACTCTCTCGGCTTCTCCAGATGATTTTTCCGGAGCTTTTCTCCTCCGCTCCTCCAGACTCCGGACTCTTTCCTCAGTCTCTTCTCTCTTTGTGATCAGTTTCTGCAGAACATTTCTcagtttcttcttcttcttctctgaGGCCTCCTCCAGCATCTCCACCCGGTGTCCACGATGCTCCCCAATcaaactgcaggacacacagatacaagcagcgtcctcggtgcagtaatattccaggatcttcttatggacagaacatttcctggtctccagagaagtgctgggatcagTGAGGACATGTTCTGGTCCTTTGCTGTGAACCCTCAGgtgtttatcacacagagaagcctcacagtgtagacaggatctaacagcaggtaccggagagtccacacagtaagtgcagcagatcccggtgatctcctcTTGTTCTTGCTGAGAAATCAGGAAACGTTCAGCTATACTACGGAGATTTATGTTCCTCCTCAGTGCCGGCCGCACCTGAAATCTTTTTCTGCAttcaggacaggaataaactccagacccgacctgtgtatccagcacacgaccaatacagacctggcagaagttgtgtccacatctcagcatTACAGGATCTGTATAAGTGCTCAGACAGATGGAGCAGAGCAGCTCGTCTCTCAGATCAATAGACGCCATGGCTGACGGAAGAAGAGAGAAAATAAACTACAATTATTTAATACTCAGAAAGCAAAGTTCGGGTTCAGCTATGTAGACACAGGAAAAATTCTAACAGGTATTCAGTCCTCTATATATGATGTATTATGATGTACAGGGCCGGTATCAGCACCCGGCGCAcgcgggcaagtgccagggccctgagcaggtggAGGGGCTCACTCACCATCGGGGTCACTGGCGTGCTATGGGGGCCCAATCCCCCGCTTCTTGCTCCAGGCCCGAGATTTGCCATACTCGCCTCTCCCGGTTTCTGGGCTGCGGTGTCTTctgtcctctgactgtgacgtttcaggtgagagggcgcgatgatgtgattagtgagcgccctctgcctgaacagtcacggcgcagagagccagaagacgccGAGGAGTCGGACAGCGTCGAgaggggaatattttttttcttttttttaacccctttacccccaaaggtggtttgcatgttaatgacggggccaatttttacaattctgaccactgtccctttctgacattgttttctcgtgacatattgtacttcatgatagtggtaacatttccttaatatgacttgcaattatttgtggGACAaaaactgaaatttgacaaaaattttgaaaataattttgcaattttccaactttgaattttcatgcccttaaatcagagatatgtcacacaaaatactcaataagtaacatttccgacatgtctactttacatcagcacaattttagaaccccttttttttgtgataagggagttataggggttaaaagttgagcaacgatttctcatttttacaacaccatttcttagggaccacctcacatttgtattcactttgaggggtctatatgaaagaaaatacaaagttagtgacaccattctaaaaactgcacccctcaaggtgctcaaaaccacattcaagaagtttattaacccttcaggttcttcacaggaatctttggaatatttaaaaaaaatgaacatttaactttttttcacaaaaatattacttcagatcaaatttgttttattttaccaagggtgacaggagaaattggaccccaatagttgtacaatttgtcctgagaatgctgataccccatatgtgggggtaaaccactgtttgggcgcatggcagagctcggaaggaaagaagcgtcgtttgtct
Encoded here:
- the LOC143777038 gene encoding E3 ubiquitin-protein ligase TRIM39-like, yielding MASIDLRDELLCSICLSTYTDPVMLRCGHNFCQVCIGRVLDTQVGSGVYSCPECRKRFQVRPALRRNINLRSIAERFLISQQEQEEITGICCTYCVDSPVPAVRSCLHCEASLCDKHLRVHSKGPEHVLTDPSTSLETRKCSVHKKILEYYCTEDAACICVSCSLIGEHRGHRVEMLEEASEKKKKKLRNVLQKLITKREETEERVRSLEERRRKAPEKSSGEAERVTALCTDIRRRVDDLEKKVLSDISRQEKEESLSLSALIQKLEIKKDELSRKMRHIEELCNMTDPLTVLQEPDTGDLCDPEEEGGDEDTGGHDEQPHDGDDLDVSAISHTLHTLCDVISGIRSGIYVVSPADILLDVTTAANNLLISDDLKTATFTEEKQKRPETAERFQSYSQVMSRRGFTSGRHYWDVEISRSRDWRVGMCYPSTDRRGDQSRIGDNNKSSCLWRFDYDDDEYSVVHDSDMMWLPHQISSDRFRICLDYEAGQLSFYELCDPIRHLDTFTAAFSEPLHAVLWVCGGSIKISEGEDVRSRKRRRICLENGDIIG